One part of the Sciurus carolinensis chromosome 6, mSciCar1.2, whole genome shotgun sequence genome encodes these proteins:
- the LOC124986978 gene encoding LOW QUALITY PROTEIN: proteasome subunit alpha type-3-like (The sequence of the model RefSeq protein was modified relative to this genomic sequence to represent the inferred CDS: inserted 1 base in 1 codon), producing MCSIGPGYXSASTFSPDGRVLQVEYAMKATENISTAVGIRYEDGVVFQVRKLVLSKLYEEGSNKRLFNVDLHVGMTVAGLLADDHSLADIAREEASNSTSNFGYNIPLKHLADRVAIYVHVYMLCSAVRPFGCSFVLGSYGVNDGVQLYMTDPSGVSYGYRGCAFGKARQVAKTEIEKLQMKETTCHDVVKEVAKIIYIVYDEVKDKTFLLELCWVGELTKGRHEIVPKDIREEAEKYAKESLKEQDESDDDNIYFSIYSVINFYNSPI from the exons ATGTGCTCCATTGGTCCTGGGT CGTCAGCTTCTACATTCTCTCCTGATGGAAGAGTTTTACAAGTTGAATATGCTATGAAGGCTACAGAAAATATTAGTACAGCTGTGGGGATCAGATATGAAGATGGTGTTGTCTTTCAGGTACGAAAATTGGTGCTGTCTAAACTTTATGAAGAAGGTTCCAATAAACGACTTTTTAATGTCGATCTGCATGTTGGAATGACTGTAGCAGGTTTGTTGGCAGATGATCATTCTTTAGCAGATATAGCAAGAGAAGAAGCTTCCAACTCTACATCCAACTTTGGCTACAACATTCCACTAAAGCATCTTGCAGACAGAGTGGCCATATACGTACATGTTTATATGCTCTGCAGCGCTGTTAGACCTTTTGGCTGCAGTTTCGTGTTAGGATCTTATGGTGTGAATGATGGTGTACAACTCTACATGACTGACCCATCAGGTGTTTCTTACGGTTATCGGGGCTGTGCCTTTGGCAAAGCCAGGCAAGTTGCaaagacagaaatagaaaaacttcaGATGAAGGAAACAACCTGCCATGATGTTGTTAAAGaagttgcaaaaataatttacatagtaTATGATGAAGTTAAGGATAAAACTTTTCTACTAGAGCTCTGCTGGGTTGGTGAATTAACTAAAGGAAGACATGAAATTGTTCCAAAAGATATAAGGGAAGAAGCAGAGAAATATGCTAAGGAATCTTTGAAGGAGCAAGATGAATCAGATGATGATAACATTTACTTCAGCATCTATTCTGTTATAAATTTCTATAACAGTCCCATATAA